A stretch of the Methanomicrobia archaeon genome encodes the following:
- a CDS encoding 50S ribosomal protein L21e, with product MARSHGERKNTRKKLSKRKRERGLSPISRAIQSFAPEERVHIRIDPSVHKGMPHQRFHGMTGTVKGERGRAYIVEISDGKKQHKKELFIRAEHLRLQE from the coding sequence ATGGCGCGTTCACACGGAGAGAGGAAGAATACGAGGAAGAAGTTGAGTAAGAGAAAGCGGGAGCGAGGGTTGTCTCCCATAAGCAGAGCCATTCAGAGCTTCGCACCTGAGGAGCGGGTGCATATCCGTATAGACCCGAGTGTGCATAAAGGCATGCCGCATCAACGATTTCACGGCATGACCGGCACGGTAAAGGGCGAGCGAGGGAGAGCGTACATCGTTGAGATTTCAGACGGCAAGAAGCAACATAAAAAGGAGCTCTTTATCCGTGCGGAGCATTTGCGCTTGCAGGAGTGA
- a CDS encoding PGF-pre-PGF domain-containing protein, which yields MYNYTSRMGLHQQIIHERYFTTLDGNGNAMSSVIFTWTSSNENIGTVNDTGLFEAFTSGTATISAAHGSVTGTATVTVVDGGGDGDGGDGGSSGGSSAKVTPTPTPTPTQTAPTVTKASRSVPVLNAGEEVAMVFEGMDVSLLTLKADTTVNEVTVTVERVEKAVDIPEPSGIAYAYLDITLENAESTSIEGTVEFKVAKSWVIDNDINDTTITLSQYNEGNGWTTLATSNVWEDNTSVFLEAEIPHFSLFAITGEKKEKNETATPSLASSPTTTSTQTPVATPTAPPSPHEGTPTPDADETLLSGFDILFAVCGLLVVVYTVKRRKK from the coding sequence ATGTATAACTATACGAGCAGAATGGGCTTGCATCAGCAGATAATACACGAAAGGTACTTCACAACGCTCGATGGAAATGGCAATGCCATGTCGAGTGTCATTTTTACGTGGACGAGCAGTAATGAGAACATCGGCACCGTTAACGATACTGGCTTATTTGAAGCGTTTACCTCTGGAACTGCAACTATTAGCGCTGCTCATGGGAGCGTAACAGGAACGGCAACAGTAACGGTAGTTGATGGAGGTGGAGATGGCGATGGAGGGGACGGTGGTAGCAGCGGGGGCTCAAGTGCGAAAGTTACCCCGACGCCGACACCTACACCCACCCAAACGGCTCCCACGGTGACGAAAGCATCGCGATCCGTTCCTGTGCTGAATGCCGGCGAGGAAGTTGCGATGGTATTCGAAGGTATGGATGTTTCACTGCTTACGCTCAAAGCAGATACCACGGTAAACGAAGTAACGGTGACAGTGGAACGCGTGGAAAAGGCTGTTGATATCCCAGAACCTTCAGGCATAGCCTACGCTTATCTTGATATTACCCTCGAAAACGCCGAGAGTACGAGCATAGAAGGAACGGTTGAGTTCAAAGTGGCGAAATCGTGGGTCATTGATAACGATATAAACGATACAACGATCACGCTTAGCCAATACAATGAGGGGAATGGATGGACTACGCTTGCTACTTCCAACGTTTGGGAGGATAATACCTCTGTTTTTTTGGAGGCTGAGATCCCACACTTTTCGCTTTTCGCGATAACAGGTGAGAAGAAAGAGAAGAACGAAACGGCAACTCCTTCGCTGGCTTCTTCTCCAACAACGACATCAACACAAACGCCTGTGGCAACGCCAACCGCACCGCCTAGTCCTCACGAAGGAACACCAACACCAGATGCTGACGAGACACTTCTGTCAGGATTTGATATACTTTTCGCCGTTTGTGGGTTACTCGTTGTCGTTTACACTGTTAAGAGGAGGAAAAAATAA
- a CDS encoding molybdopterin-dependent oxidoreductase has translation MSEGRSVSRLVLIAIAVVCIGALAAVAYLNPFGAPEEHIDWNVTLIGSGGDARVLTFDELKALPPYEGYGGFFTTVGIVNGPYKCKGVPIKELGELVGGIDASNTVWVSAPDGYLMAFSYDQVNGNFRTFDQTTFREVPHDELTMILMYEQDGAPLSDYDGRPVRIAIVSARGDYLTEGSYWVKWVDEIEVRTPASTNTS, from the coding sequence ATGAGCGAGGGTCGTAGCGTCTCTAGATTGGTTCTCATCGCCATTGCAGTGGTCTGTATCGGCGCTCTAGCAGCAGTTGCGTATCTCAATCCGTTTGGAGCGCCGGAAGAGCACATCGATTGGAATGTGACGCTGATTGGCAGCGGAGGCGACGCGCGAGTCCTGACATTTGATGAACTCAAAGCACTGCCGCCCTATGAGGGTTATGGCGGATTCTTTACCACGGTGGGGATTGTAAATGGCCCCTATAAATGCAAAGGGGTTCCCATAAAAGAACTCGGCGAGCTCGTTGGTGGAATTGATGCCTCAAACACCGTTTGGGTTTCGGCACCCGATGGCTATTTAATGGCCTTCAGCTACGATCAGGTCAACGGCAATTTCCGCACGTTCGACCAAACAACGTTTAGAGAAGTGCCACACGACGAACTGACGATGATCCTGATGTATGAGCAAGATGGTGCACCACTCTCCGACTATGATGGGCGACCGGTCAGAATTGCGATCGTCTCCGCGCGCGGCGACTATCTCACCGAAGGCTCTTACTGGGTGAAATGGGTGGATGAAATCGAAGTGCGGACACCAGCGAGTACGAACACTTCATAG
- a CDS encoding Ig-like domain-containing protein, giving the protein MKNVVRVLLLIGIAGIVVQMASAATISVEPSYRRVSPGDEFTVNITVDPEGTEMYAADYTLHFDTLVLQAISQTKGPFLGDNTLIVSNELNNVQGIIDYGESRKLPETTGVTNPGVLATLEFEVRYPGMSELRFEEVTLSDSDGSKVDDVNTTNGTAETTDSQPAQPFLVYGYVFYHNGSSCDDPFVTITNLNTSAVWSAERDESAHYYRLTLSAPAHVAAGEVLQFNATSPDGRRSNTTSCEISADDVANGGLFNVNLTLAAHDIKVSTDYAGAVNGVTITRDGTDVVGADENLTRGETYKIRYTIVNDGNENETVNITVKAENATWSEVIDTHTWTIKVGESKTATGDPWDTTGLAPGAYTITVNASIPEDIDWSNNERTRVVRLAVPAPPGGPNITSWDPFETEIADDAGATRTFTITINQTVDVTWLINGTIMQTNTSVPADTPCRYTNTSALAGYWNVSVSATNANGTARLTWWWTVTDTTPPTVVATTPLAGELNVSVTTAITATFNEPIDASKLNNATVRLENSTDTIAGMVTYDSVTRTVAFDPAHDLEYNETHTATITTAVQDLAGNNLSSVFTWNFTTSAPPSTRVSIADVTAAPNESITVPLMIEHVTALGSGTIDISYDPAVVHVTGVTNGTGNALKVQAWNVDNATGIVHIVAWDATAPHSGNVIFANVTYKAVGNETDVSPLSITVRNLEYYGNYSPIPHFVSNGSFTIQDATEPTYIWIAKPEAGTTGEAATVSIFVTDNVAVTNYSITVDGGEYTMTKNGDYYNYTIAVPLDRVADIHYNCTFKDAEGNANSTETVTLQVTDNDPPEISGVTGNTSTTTGEDVPITAQFRDNIGVTDARLFYKPVDGYWQSAAIANNTPYNVPVASDKIGEIFYYLSIDDAESNGPVNSSTFTITVTDNDKPTMVLTLSRDTILNDNGRLRPPGTNHTRLNVTAIDNLPEGIASVTVNLSALSLFESQPLERIAGTDVWTVSVNAPYETGVNLTNELIVNVTDTAGNANTSAISVTVLRRGDVMRDNVITSGDVLYIAKYLVGKEPAPDLLVADIVPAEGDGRLTSGDALYIAKHLTYPETIPAP; this is encoded by the coding sequence ATGAAGAATGTGGTGAGAGTCTTGTTGCTCATCGGTATCGCAGGCATTGTCGTGCAGATGGCTTCAGCGGCAACGATAAGCGTTGAACCGTCCTATCGACGTGTTTCGCCCGGAGACGAATTTACGGTGAATATCACCGTGGATCCGGAGGGCACCGAGATGTACGCCGCTGACTATACTCTTCACTTTGATACCCTCGTATTGCAAGCGATCAGCCAAACCAAAGGGCCATTTCTCGGCGATAATACGCTCATTGTATCGAATGAACTCAACAATGTGCAGGGTATCATCGATTATGGCGAATCGAGAAAGCTCCCTGAGACCACCGGGGTAACGAACCCCGGGGTACTCGCAACGTTGGAATTTGAAGTACGATACCCAGGTATGAGCGAGCTTCGATTCGAAGAAGTCACCCTGAGCGATTCTGATGGCTCTAAAGTTGACGATGTTAACACAACGAACGGAACCGCTGAAACGACGGATTCACAGCCAGCCCAACCATTCCTCGTTTACGGGTACGTCTTTTACCACAATGGCAGTTCATGCGACGACCCCTTTGTTACTATCACAAATCTGAACACGAGCGCGGTATGGTCTGCGGAGAGAGATGAAAGCGCTCACTACTACCGGCTCACGCTTTCCGCACCCGCTCATGTAGCTGCCGGAGAGGTATTGCAGTTTAATGCCACTTCTCCTGACGGCCGTCGATCGAATACAACATCCTGCGAAATCTCGGCGGATGATGTAGCGAATGGCGGACTGTTCAACGTCAATCTTACCCTGGCCGCACATGATATCAAGGTCTCAACCGATTATGCCGGCGCGGTGAATGGGGTAACGATTACCCGCGATGGCACGGACGTCGTAGGAGCCGATGAGAACCTGACGCGGGGCGAGACCTACAAGATCCGCTACACGATCGTGAACGATGGCAATGAGAATGAAACGGTAAACATAACGGTCAAGGCAGAGAATGCAACGTGGTCCGAGGTTATAGACACGCATACGTGGACGATAAAAGTCGGCGAGTCTAAAACGGCTACCGGAGATCCCTGGGATACCACGGGACTCGCGCCGGGCGCGTACACGATTACCGTCAACGCGAGCATCCCTGAAGATATCGATTGGTCGAACAATGAGCGAACACGGGTTGTTAGGCTTGCAGTACCCGCACCGCCCGGTGGCCCAAATATAACGTCGTGGGATCCGTTCGAAACTGAGATAGCCGACGATGCAGGTGCGACGCGAACGTTTACTATCACCATCAATCAAACGGTGGACGTGACGTGGCTGATCAATGGAACGATTATGCAGACGAACACGAGCGTGCCCGCCGATACGCCCTGTCGTTATACTAATACAAGCGCTCTGGCAGGTTACTGGAACGTATCAGTCAGCGCCACGAATGCGAACGGTACTGCCCGACTGACATGGTGGTGGACGGTGACCGATACGACTCCGCCAACCGTGGTGGCAACAACACCCCTCGCGGGCGAACTGAACGTGTCGGTGACCACCGCTATTACTGCGACCTTCAATGAGCCAATAGACGCTTCTAAGCTGAATAACGCGACCGTTCGCCTTGAGAATAGCACCGACACCATAGCGGGCATGGTTACTTACGACTCCGTAACGAGAACCGTCGCGTTTGACCCCGCGCACGACCTCGAGTACAACGAAACGCACACGGCAACGATCACAACCGCTGTACAAGACCTCGCAGGGAACAACCTGTCGTCCGTATTTACCTGGAACTTTACGACCTCAGCACCACCGTCAACTAGGGTATCTATTGCAGATGTTACCGCGGCGCCGAATGAAAGCATTACGGTGCCACTCATGATCGAGCACGTGACGGCCCTAGGCTCAGGCACGATTGACATTTCCTATGATCCCGCGGTAGTTCACGTTACCGGGGTGACGAACGGAACGGGGAATGCCCTGAAGGTTCAGGCCTGGAACGTTGATAATGCTACCGGTATCGTACATATCGTCGCCTGGGATGCTACGGCACCGCATAGTGGCAACGTCATCTTTGCCAACGTCACCTACAAAGCGGTCGGAAATGAGACCGACGTCAGTCCATTGAGCATAACCGTGCGAAATTTGGAGTATTATGGCAACTATTCGCCGATCCCGCATTTCGTTAGTAACGGGTCGTTCACCATCCAGGACGCAACTGAACCCACGTATATATGGATCGCGAAGCCTGAAGCTGGCACGACCGGCGAAGCCGCCACGGTGAGTATCTTCGTGACCGATAATGTCGCTGTTACGAACTACAGCATAACCGTCGATGGCGGCGAATATACGATGACAAAGAACGGCGACTACTATAACTATACCATTGCCGTTCCACTGGATAGGGTAGCGGACATCCACTACAACTGCACATTCAAAGACGCTGAAGGGAACGCGAATAGTACCGAAACCGTTACCCTGCAGGTTACGGACAACGATCCGCCCGAGATCAGTGGTGTAACTGGGAATACCAGCACGACAACGGGCGAAGACGTGCCGATCACTGCGCAATTCCGCGACAACATCGGAGTCACCGACGCGCGCCTCTTCTACAAGCCCGTCGACGGCTACTGGCAGTCCGCGGCCATTGCGAATAACACCCCGTATAACGTCCCCGTTGCGAGCGATAAGATCGGAGAGATCTTTTATTACCTATCGATCGATGATGCCGAGTCAAACGGCCCGGTCAATTCCTCTACCTTTACTATTACGGTTACCGACAATGATAAGCCAACGATGGTGCTCACGCTCTCCCGAGATACGATCCTTAACGACAACGGCCGGTTACGGCCTCCCGGCACTAACCACACACGCCTGAACGTTACCGCGATTGACAACCTGCCCGAGGGGATCGCCAGCGTTACCGTCAACCTCTCCGCACTCAGCCTGTTCGAGAGCCAGCCATTGGAGCGGATCGCTGGCACGGATGTGTGGACGGTAAGCGTGAACGCGCCCTACGAGACCGGCGTCAATCTCACGAACGAGCTGATCGTTAACGTAACAGACACAGCCGGTAACGCTAATACGTCTGCAATTTCGGTCACGGTGCTGAGGCGGGGCGACGTTATGCGTGACAATGTTATCACCTCCGGAGATGTGCTGTACATAGCAAAGTACCTCGTGGGAAAGGAACCCGCACCTGATTTGCTTGTCGCCGACATCGTGCCGGCAGAAGGTGATGGGCGCCTTACCTCGGGCGACGCGCTCTACATAGCTAAGCACTTGACATACCCAGAAACGATACCGGCACCATAA
- a CDS encoding uridylate kinase, whose amino-acid sequence MEGRHELASKLKGESLVRKGLLQRYENREQVRIAPQLNIVKIGGHGIIDFGAPIVLPLVEEIGKLSKELQLLVVTGGGVRVRHILDIGLDLGMPTGVLAELAGKISEQNAIMLAVLLSKYNALRIHVADLLEITMLLAMHILPVIHGTPPYGLYEHPPEIGMIPPHRTDTGAFLIAEVLGAKNCILLKNVDGLYTEDPFKNPDAQLIEEITAEELMELDLEDLVLERKVVELLRDANNIHEVKIVNGHKQGTLTKALRGEKVGTIIRSD is encoded by the coding sequence ATGGAAGGCAGGCATGAATTGGCATCGAAGCTGAAAGGAGAGAGCCTGGTCAGAAAAGGGCTGCTGCAACGGTATGAGAACCGAGAACAGGTGAGGATTGCACCTCAGCTCAATATTGTCAAGATCGGGGGTCACGGAATCATTGATTTTGGAGCGCCGATAGTTCTTCCTCTTGTCGAGGAGATCGGTAAACTCTCGAAGGAGCTTCAGCTACTCGTCGTCACCGGCGGTGGTGTGCGGGTTCGTCACATCCTTGATATCGGACTCGACCTTGGCATGCCAACGGGCGTGCTGGCGGAGCTTGCGGGCAAGATCAGTGAGCAGAATGCGATCATGCTGGCGGTTCTGCTCTCAAAGTACAACGCATTGAGAATTCACGTCGCTGATCTGTTAGAGATAACCATGCTCCTTGCGATGCATATCCTCCCGGTCATACATGGCACGCCACCCTATGGCCTGTACGAGCATCCGCCGGAGATCGGGATGATTCCACCACACCGGACCGATACGGGTGCGTTCCTTATCGCAGAGGTGCTCGGAGCAAAGAATTGCATACTGTTGAAGAACGTTGATGGGCTGTATACCGAAGATCCTTTTAAAAACCCCGATGCCCAGCTCATCGAAGAGATCACCGCAGAGGAACTCATGGAGCTGGATCTGGAAGACCTCGTTCTGGAGCGGAAGGTTGTTGAACTGCTCCGGGATGCGAACAACATCCATGAAGTGAAGATCGTCAATGGTCATAAACAGGGCACGCTTACCAAGGCGCTTCGCGGGGAAAAGGTCGGCACCATCATCAGGTCTGATTAA
- the wtpA gene encoding tungstate ABC transporter substrate-binding protein WtpA — MKYHIAMVLIAAVVLSAACISPAQEKSKVKVIYAGSLIIPFEEMEKAFESAHPDVDVLLEGHGSIQAIRHITEIHEEYDVLAVADDSLVPDMMYPEYADWYVRFATNQMVIAYTDKSLYADEINESNWYEILARPDAAFGFSNPMFDACGYRTLMVVPLAELYYEDDTIFDEVIGSNFEPPIPMIEENCVYTVVAPEVFEPRGDKLAIRGGSVQLLALLEYGGIDYAFEYKSVAEQHELRYVELPPEIDLSSPEYSENYKKAKVNLGFQRFSSVDIERIGRPIFYGITVPKNAPNPELGQEFVNFVLSEEGQRVLRSTNQPTIPSEADNVSALPEELRTVVTKEIEN, encoded by the coding sequence ATGAAATACCATATCGCGATGGTACTCATTGCTGCGGTGGTGCTGAGCGCAGCCTGCATATCGCCAGCGCAAGAAAAGAGTAAAGTGAAAGTGATCTATGCAGGGAGTTTGATTATCCCGTTTGAGGAGATGGAAAAGGCGTTTGAAAGCGCACATCCCGATGTGGACGTGCTGCTCGAGGGGCACGGGAGTATCCAGGCGATTCGGCATATAACCGAGATACATGAAGAGTACGATGTACTTGCCGTTGCCGACGACTCCTTGGTGCCGGACATGATGTATCCCGAGTATGCGGACTGGTATGTGCGATTCGCAACGAATCAGATGGTAATTGCGTACACCGATAAGAGCCTGTATGCCGATGAGATCAACGAATCAAATTGGTATGAGATCCTTGCCCGGCCGGATGCGGCATTTGGGTTCTCAAATCCCATGTTCGATGCCTGTGGCTATCGAACGCTGATGGTGGTTCCTCTCGCTGAATTGTATTACGAAGATGATACGATCTTTGACGAAGTGATTGGAAGCAATTTCGAGCCTCCGATACCGATGATCGAAGAAAACTGTGTTTACACAGTGGTTGCACCTGAAGTATTTGAGCCCCGGGGGGATAAACTCGCGATTAGGGGAGGAAGTGTGCAGCTCTTAGCACTGCTCGAATACGGCGGTATTGACTACGCCTTCGAGTACAAGAGTGTGGCTGAGCAGCATGAACTGCGCTACGTGGAGTTACCGCCAGAGATCGATTTGAGCTCACCAGAATACAGCGAGAATTACAAGAAGGCCAAGGTTAATCTCGGCTTTCAGCGTTTTTCGTCGGTCGATATCGAGCGGATTGGTAGACCAATTTTCTATGGGATAACCGTCCCGAAGAACGCGCCGAATCCAGAACTCGGGCAGGAGTTCGTGAACTTCGTGCTCAGTGAAGAGGGCCAGCGCGTACTCCGGAGTACGAATCAGCCCACGATACCTTCCGAAGCAGATAATGTGAGCGCGCTACCGGAAGAACTACGAACTGTGGTGACCAAAGAGATAGAAAACTAG
- a CDS encoding fibronectin type III domain-containing protein: protein MTSNKTALVGTIILVVLCIILSQPALAAPVISVIPSQQTVWQGDNVTVNVTVGPMGSEVMGAQYDLYFDPLLLNATEQVSGSFLSQDGATTMVVTNEFNNTLGLVGYGETRMGIDYGVIDSGTLATITFKAMEAGTSSLSLSNVLLSDPLGGSISGILVNGGTVEIKGTHFNISGSVTYEDGTPVYNPNVTITNLNTGEVMRADANGSSNYYQLLTNFAHVGAGDELQFYVTDDIGNATQVNHEVSQAEMDVGGFVQNFTLYPPDLTPPLITNVSGVSTGKDSVVIAWETDEPSDSVVKYGTQPETYIETASNASYVMQHSFTIAGLRPNTTYYFVVNSTDPSSNAAQSPEYNVTTFAEIFISIGNASTLAGEIVTIPIVIRNIINVGIVDIRLEYNQSVVHVIAVDESDFDFMDASIDNASGVTRIGAYQIASAGLNEQVRVANVTLQAVGNGGEASVLGIRVLELKEAGPEENTIPVTVENGTFSITELTPPVATNPTANPACIPEDTDSDPRWGETSLLNVTVTDDCGVASVVINLSALGGSPEQSMTRIPGTDVWTVTIRAAEGSALCINESYILHNLTITATDIFGNANASTQIQVTAMRNGDVSENGEVSLYDAMYLAKHLLGKPEFEAMNEAIGEVSGNDAVTLYDAMYLSKHVLGESGFELLH, encoded by the coding sequence ATGACGAGTAATAAAACGGCATTGGTTGGCACTATAATACTGGTCGTGCTGTGCATAATACTGTCACAGCCCGCACTTGCCGCACCGGTGATCAGCGTTATACCTTCACAGCAAACGGTCTGGCAGGGTGATAACGTTACCGTGAACGTCACGGTCGGGCCCATGGGCTCTGAGGTGATGGGCGCACAATATGATCTCTATTTCGACCCTCTTCTGTTGAATGCGACTGAACAGGTAAGCGGCTCGTTCCTCAGCCAGGACGGTGCAACAACCATGGTCGTCACCAACGAGTTTAACAATACCCTTGGCCTGGTCGGCTATGGCGAAACTCGAATGGGCATCGATTACGGGGTCATCGATTCCGGAACCCTTGCAACCATCACGTTCAAGGCGATGGAAGCGGGTACAAGCAGTTTAAGTTTGAGCAATGTGCTCCTAAGCGACCCGTTGGGCGGGAGTATTTCCGGTATTCTGGTCAATGGCGGGACCGTGGAAATCAAAGGAACGCACTTCAATATCTCGGGGTCTGTCACGTACGAGGACGGCACTCCGGTGTATAATCCAAACGTGACGATAACAAATCTCAACACGGGTGAGGTTATGCGTGCAGACGCCAATGGAAGCTCGAACTACTACCAGCTCTTAACGAATTTCGCGCACGTGGGTGCGGGAGACGAACTTCAATTTTATGTCACTGACGACATCGGGAACGCCACGCAGGTAAACCACGAGGTCTCGCAAGCAGAGATGGACGTCGGCGGTTTTGTGCAAAACTTCACCCTGTATCCGCCCGACCTCACGCCACCCCTCATAACGAACGTCAGCGGCGTATCAACCGGAAAAGATTCTGTTGTCATCGCGTGGGAGACCGATGAGCCGAGCGATAGCGTGGTGAAGTACGGTACGCAACCTGAAACTTACATCGAAACGGCCTCTAACGCATCGTACGTAATGCAACACAGCTTCACAATCGCCGGGCTCCGCCCGAATACGACCTATTATTTCGTGGTTAACAGCACCGACCCGAGCAGCAACGCCGCACAGAGCCCGGAATACAACGTTACCACATTCGCCGAGATCTTCATCAGCATCGGCAACGCAAGCACGTTGGCAGGAGAGATTGTTACCATCCCGATTGTCATTCGTAACATCATCAACGTCGGAATTGTCGACATACGCCTCGAATATAATCAATCGGTAGTTCACGTGATCGCGGTGGACGAGAGCGATTTTGATTTCATGGATGCTTCTATTGACAATGCCTCAGGCGTAACACGCATAGGCGCATACCAGATCGCTTCAGCCGGGTTGAATGAGCAGGTCCGTGTTGCAAACGTCACGTTACAGGCCGTTGGAAACGGAGGGGAAGCGTCCGTTCTCGGAATTCGGGTCCTCGAATTGAAGGAGGCAGGTCCTGAGGAAAACACGATCCCCGTAACCGTGGAGAACGGAACGTTCAGTATAACAGAACTCACACCACCCGTGGCAACAAACCCAACTGCGAACCCGGCATGCATTCCTGAAGATACCGACTCAGATCCGCGGTGGGGTGAGACCTCGCTTTTGAACGTCACGGTAACCGACGATTGCGGCGTTGCGAGCGTTGTCATCAACCTCTCGGCACTCGGTGGCTCGCCAGAGCAGTCCATGACGCGCATCCCCGGCACGGACGTCTGGACCGTAACCATTCGTGCAGCAGAAGGGTCGGCGCTGTGCATTAATGAGAGCTACATACTCCACAATCTCACGATTACCGCGACCGACATATTTGGGAACGCCAACGCATCTACTCAGATCCAGGTGACGGCCATGCGGAACGGCGATGTGAGTGAGAACGGGGAAGTGAGCCTGTATGACGCGATGTATCTCGCAAAGCATCTGCTTGGCAAACCCGAATTCGAAGCGATGAACGAGGCAATAGGCGAGGTAAGCGGGAACGACGCGGTAACACTGTACGATGCCATGTACCTCTCAAAACACGTGCTTGGTGAATCAGGCTTTGAACTACTGCACTGA
- a CDS encoding TOBE domain-containing protein, producing MVSKSGTELIALITKQSRAELKLQQGDTVYATFKATSAHVVRE from the coding sequence TTGGTCAGTAAATCGGGTACCGAGCTTATCGCGCTTATTACCAAGCAATCTCGTGCTGAGCTCAAACTCCAGCAGGGCGACACGGTCTATGCAACCTTCAAAGCGACCTCGGCACACGTAGTGCGCGAATAA
- a CDS encoding dockerin type I repeat-containing protein: protein GTSEGLPVDNCTCKEHKYESWLWNTTTEAYDPFTVLLTVTDDGCPEETNSTEFPITVYIAGDANGDGEVNIIDAVWVGKHWREECPAPADPENPCATECTGYLWFAEQDEHWAQKDGADLNNDCEIDILDAVVIGANWRHTAW from the coding sequence ACGGCACGTCAGAAGGCCTGCCGGTTGATAACTGCACGTGCAAGGAGCACAAGTACGAGTCCTGGCTCTGGAACACGACCACCGAAGCGTACGATCCGTTCACCGTGCTCTTAACGGTAACGGACGACGGCTGTCCGGAGGAGACGAACTCGACCGAGTTCCCCATCACCGTCTATATCGCCGGTGATGCAAACGGTGACGGCGAGGTGAACATCATCGACGCCGTCTGGGTCGGCAAGCACTGGCGTGAAGAATGTCCTGCGCCTGCAGATCCCGAAAATCCCTGCGCTACTGAGTGCACCGGCTACCTCTGGTTCGCAGAGCAAGACGAGCACTGGGCGCAGAAAGACGGCGCGGACCTCAACAACGACTGCGAGATCGACATCCTCGATGCCGTTGTCATCGGTGCGAATTGGAGGCATACTGCGTGGTGA
- a CDS encoding PGF-CTERM sorting domain-containing protein, producing MKRTMIFGFTLLLLLLVCATALVHADPTTEVRVIKYAENGTIVNETTLTYQWMEGNLPVLGDGVTHYYHQGPVFEGDKWDPNETTNFKDKGAVKGTDVKDLCKLVGGMEPDDEVMIHAPDGYHVEFGYANVYEPPPRQGPIGLCWYCGEDSDVGERQGAGYPPDYALGMRLVFFADTSTNTEGTHVFGNWDMHECLPEKTHHFYELYPSTNGFSVKWVDEIRIYTGGYTGEHGDPAKSMPTPTPQSIPGFEIAIALAGLAVVTYALRRQDR from the coding sequence ATGAAACGAACTATGATATTTGGATTTACGTTGCTGCTTCTGCTGTTGGTCTGTGCAACGGCTCTCGTTCATGCAGATCCAACAACGGAAGTGCGCGTGATAAAGTATGCAGAGAACGGAACGATCGTAAACGAAACGACGCTAACGTACCAGTGGATGGAGGGCAATCTGCCAGTGCTCGGGGATGGTGTCACGCATTACTACCATCAGGGCCCGGTCTTTGAAGGTGATAAGTGGGACCCTAACGAGACGACGAACTTTAAGGATAAAGGTGCAGTGAAGGGAACGGACGTAAAGGATTTGTGTAAGCTCGTCGGAGGCATGGAGCCTGATGATGAAGTGATGATTCACGCGCCAGATGGCTACCACGTGGAATTTGGCTACGCAAATGTCTACGAGCCGCCGCCTCGCCAGGGTCCAATCGGTTTGTGTTGGTATTGCGGCGAGGATAGTGATGTTGGGGAACGGCAGGGAGCGGGGTATCCGCCAGACTACGCGCTGGGCATGCGGCTTGTCTTCTTTGCTGACACGAGCACGAATACGGAGGGCACGCACGTATTTGGCAACTGGGACATGCACGAATGCCTACCTGAAAAGACGCACCATTTCTATGAACTCTACCCCTCGACCAACGGATTTTCAGTGAAATGGGTCGATGAGATTCGGATCTACACGGGCGGGTATACCGGTGAGCACGGTGATCCTGCCAAATCGATGCCCACACCGACGCCTCAATCAATACCCGGCTTTGAGATCGCCATTGCCCTCGCAGGTTTGGCAGTGGTCACGTATGCGTTACGGAGGCAAGATAGATGA